A genomic stretch from Mycobacterium paraterrae includes:
- the pks2 gene encoding sulfolipid-1 biosynthesis phthioceranic/hydroxyphthioceranic acid synthase, translating into MSCRLPGGIESPEQLWEALLRGDDLVKEVPVDRWDMDQYYDPEPGVPGRSISKWAAFLDDPTGFDADFFGIGDREALASDPQHRVLLETAWEAMEHAGLSPDQITGTLTGVFVGLTHSDYSYLAADAAALEGPYGFSGTNFSLGSGRISYALGVHGPAVTVDTACSSGLLAVHLACGSLHSGESNLAVAAGASVSLEPRKFAAGSAEGMLSPTGRCHAFDAAADGFAVSEGSVVLLLKRLSDATADGDRILAVLRGTAANQDGHTVNISVPSAKAQTAVYRAALAAAGVDAATVGMVEAHGPGTPVGDPIEYESLANVYGITGPTALASVKTNFGHAQSASGPLGLMKAILALQHGVVPRNLHFERLPDALADIKTKLFVPQANTPWPTNGSHPRRASVSSYGFSGTNVHAVLEQAPAVAPADRENTSPAADGPLVFPISSTSADALRQTAARIADWVDARAEEITGTDLGYTLARRRAHRPVRTSVTAASLPELTATLRNIAADDIPYEPAAGRDDLGPVWLFSGQGSQWAAMGAELLAVEPVFAATIAKVEPLIATESGFSVTEAISAPETVTGIDRVQPTIFAMQVALAATLKSYGVVPGAVIGHSMGEAAAAAVAGALSLEDAVRVICRRSKLMLRVSGAGAMASVELPAQQVLSELMARGIKDVVVAVVASPKSTVIGGATDSVRELVTAWEQREIMAREVAVDVASHSPQVDPILDDLTEVLGDLQPREPEIPYYSATHFDPRDLPQCDAEYWVENLRYTVRFASAVQAALEDGFRVFAEMSPHPLLTHAVDQTAKGLDMRVAALAGMRREQELPHGLRPLLGDLHSAGAAVDFSVLYPQGQLVDAPLPSWTHRQFVYEPGVKDLRSQGINTVAVHPLLGSHVRLLEEPERHAWEAEVGTDVLPWLGDHKIHDIAVLPGAGYLEMALTAARQILGDTAAVRDVRFEQMLLLDSKTPIAAAATVESPGIIKFTVEAEQEGERARRASAILYAGEQDDAPAPHDIAELLAQHPRRVEGDELRQGFDKRGLQYGPAFAGLAAVLIAENTVDTVLAEVGLPPSIRSQQTAYGVHPALLDACFQSVAAHPAIQAAGIGGLMLPLGVRRLRTHGAARDIRYSYSRVTRADATWVEADLELLDEHGAVVLAVEGLQIGSGSSESANRQRLLNERLLTIEWQQRELPEPQQDEAGNWLLISTSAGADVVATSLTDALKLERAQTTTMCWPQEADHAANAEQLAEHLRTGAFRGMVVLTGPKNGNPDSECAPRGGDYVQHLVRIIRGLPESGSEPPRLFVATTNAQCVVDGDRPNLEQAGLRGLLRSIGNEYPDLHVTQIDLDERTDRERLARQLLSGSEEDETAWRDGEWYTARLFPSPLRAEERLTASVNPEQGGMRLQIRTPGDLQTIELTACDRVPPGPGEIEVAVTASSINFADVLVTFGRYPSFEGRLPQLGTDFAGVVSAVGSDVTAHKVGDRVGGISPNGCWGTFVTCDADLAVTLPDGLTEKQAAAITTAHATAWYGLHDLAHIGRGDKVLIHSATGGVGQAAIAIARAAGAEIFATAGNEQRRQLLRDWGIEHVYDSRSVEFAEQIRTDTDGYGVDIVLNSVTGSAQRAGIELLALGGRFIEIGKRDIYGDSRLGLFPFRRNLAFHGVDVGLMSHSHPERFHDLLATVYRLTADGVLPMPETTHYPLTQAADAIRAMSNAEHTGKLVLDVPRSEPSDVAVPPGLVRVFRGDGSYIITGGLGGLGLFLAEKLAAAGCGRIVLTSRSQPSEEARETIDLIRAGGADIVVECGDISESGTADRLVQTATSTGLPLRGVLHAAAVVEDATLVNITDDLIDRDWRPKVYGAWNLHEATIDQPLDWFCSFSSAASLVGSPGQGAYAAANSWLDAFTHWRKSQGLPATSIAWGAWGEVGRATALAEQHDSAIAPDEGAYAFESMLRHDRAYAGYAPLIGSPWLTTFAQRSKFAEMFKSAGPGVKGSSKLRAELNELPVEEWPGRLRKLLSEQIGLLLRRSVDPDRPLSEYGLDSLGTLELRTRVESETGIRISAQNIIDHGTVRALSQFLADELAASQIVSVAEAG; encoded by the coding sequence ATGTCGTGCCGACTGCCCGGTGGGATCGAGTCCCCCGAACAGCTCTGGGAAGCGCTCCTGCGCGGCGACGACCTCGTCAAGGAGGTGCCCGTCGACCGGTGGGACATGGATCAGTACTACGACCCGGAGCCGGGGGTCCCGGGCCGCTCGATCTCCAAATGGGCTGCGTTCCTGGACGACCCGACCGGCTTTGACGCCGATTTCTTCGGGATCGGCGATCGGGAGGCGCTCGCCAGTGATCCCCAGCATCGCGTGCTGCTCGAAACCGCCTGGGAGGCCATGGAACATGCCGGCCTGAGCCCGGACCAGATCACCGGAACGCTCACCGGCGTGTTTGTCGGACTGACGCACTCGGACTATTCCTACCTCGCCGCAGACGCCGCGGCGTTGGAAGGTCCATACGGGTTCTCCGGGACGAACTTCAGCCTGGGCTCCGGACGCATCTCGTACGCGCTGGGGGTACACGGCCCGGCGGTCACGGTCGATACCGCGTGCTCGTCGGGTCTGCTGGCCGTCCATCTGGCCTGCGGCAGCCTGCACAGCGGTGAAAGCAATCTGGCAGTCGCGGCAGGTGCCTCGGTCAGCCTGGAACCGCGAAAGTTCGCAGCGGGATCAGCCGAAGGCATGCTCTCCCCCACCGGTCGTTGCCACGCATTCGACGCCGCGGCCGACGGATTCGCCGTGTCCGAAGGCAGCGTGGTGCTGCTACTCAAGCGGTTGAGTGACGCGACGGCCGACGGCGACCGGATCCTGGCGGTGCTGCGCGGAACGGCGGCAAACCAGGACGGTCACACCGTCAATATTTCCGTGCCGTCGGCGAAGGCGCAGACCGCCGTGTATCGGGCTGCCTTGGCCGCGGCCGGTGTCGACGCGGCCACGGTAGGCATGGTCGAGGCGCACGGACCGGGGACACCGGTCGGCGACCCGATCGAATACGAGAGCCTGGCCAACGTCTACGGCATCACCGGTCCGACCGCGTTGGCGTCGGTCAAAACGAACTTCGGTCACGCGCAGTCCGCCTCGGGGCCACTCGGGCTGATGAAAGCGATCCTGGCTCTTCAGCACGGCGTCGTTCCCCGGAATCTGCATTTCGAACGGCTGCCTGATGCGCTCGCCGACATCAAGACGAAACTCTTCGTGCCACAGGCCAACACGCCGTGGCCGACCAACGGCAGTCACCCCCGCCGGGCGTCGGTGTCCTCGTACGGCTTCTCCGGAACCAACGTGCACGCGGTCCTCGAGCAGGCTCCCGCAGTCGCCCCGGCCGACCGCGAGAACACCAGCCCAGCGGCCGACGGCCCGCTGGTGTTCCCGATCTCGTCGACCTCGGCCGACGCACTGCGCCAGACAGCAGCACGAATTGCCGACTGGGTCGATGCCCGCGCGGAGGAAATCACCGGGACGGATCTGGGCTACACCCTGGCGCGTCGGCGCGCGCACCGCCCGGTGCGGACATCGGTGACGGCCGCCAGCCTGCCGGAGTTGACTGCGACGCTGCGGAATATCGCCGCCGATGACATCCCCTACGAGCCCGCTGCCGGCCGCGACGACCTTGGGCCGGTATGGCTGTTTTCCGGGCAGGGTTCGCAGTGGGCCGCGATGGGCGCCGAATTGCTGGCTGTCGAGCCGGTTTTCGCTGCGACCATCGCGAAGGTCGAGCCCTTGATCGCGACCGAATCCGGATTCTCGGTGACCGAGGCGATTTCGGCACCGGAGACCGTCACCGGAATCGATCGAGTCCAACCGACCATCTTCGCCATGCAGGTCGCTCTGGCCGCCACCTTGAAGTCGTACGGGGTGGTCCCCGGCGCAGTCATCGGACACTCGATGGGCGAGGCCGCAGCCGCCGCCGTCGCAGGTGCGCTGTCATTAGAGGACGCCGTACGCGTCATCTGCCGCCGCTCGAAACTGATGTTGCGCGTCTCCGGCGCCGGCGCGATGGCATCGGTGGAATTACCTGCTCAACAGGTGCTTTCCGAGTTGATGGCGCGCGGCATCAAAGATGTCGTGGTCGCTGTCGTCGCCTCCCCGAAGTCGACGGTGATCGGCGGAGCAACCGACTCCGTTCGTGAACTGGTCACGGCCTGGGAGCAACGCGAGATCATGGCGCGCGAAGTGGCTGTCGACGTCGCGTCCCACTCCCCCCAGGTCGACCCGATTCTCGACGACCTGACCGAGGTGCTGGGCGACCTCCAACCGCGTGAGCCCGAGATTCCTTACTACTCGGCCACCCACTTCGACCCGCGCGACCTGCCGCAGTGCGACGCCGAATACTGGGTCGAAAATCTGCGGTACACCGTGCGATTCGCCTCGGCGGTGCAAGCGGCACTGGAAGACGGTTTCCGAGTCTTTGCGGAGATGTCACCGCACCCGCTGTTGACCCATGCCGTCGACCAGACGGCCAAGGGCCTGGACATGCGGGTCGCGGCGCTGGCCGGAATGCGGCGCGAACAGGAACTGCCGCATGGTCTGCGACCTTTGCTGGGCGATCTGCACAGTGCCGGCGCGGCAGTCGATTTCTCGGTCCTCTATCCGCAGGGGCAGTTGGTCGACGCGCCGCTGCCGTCGTGGACGCATCGCCAGTTCGTCTACGAACCCGGCGTCAAAGACCTGCGCTCGCAGGGCATCAACACCGTAGCGGTACACCCGTTGTTGGGCTCGCACGTGCGCCTGCTCGAAGAGCCGGAGCGGCATGCCTGGGAAGCCGAGGTCGGCACCGATGTACTGCCCTGGCTGGGCGATCACAAGATTCACGACATAGCCGTACTTCCAGGCGCCGGCTATCTCGAGATGGCGCTGACCGCGGCTCGTCAAATCCTGGGCGACACAGCGGCAGTCCGCGACGTTCGATTCGAGCAGATGCTGCTCCTCGACTCCAAGACACCGATCGCCGCCGCTGCGACGGTCGAGTCACCCGGCATCATCAAGTTCACGGTCGAGGCGGAACAGGAAGGCGAACGAGCCCGGCGGGCCAGCGCAATCCTGTACGCCGGGGAGCAAGACGACGCTCCGGCTCCGCACGACATCGCCGAGTTGCTCGCTCAGCATCCGCGGCGGGTCGAAGGTGACGAACTGAGGCAGGGTTTCGACAAGCGCGGTCTGCAGTACGGTCCGGCCTTCGCCGGGTTGGCCGCCGTGTTGATCGCTGAAAACACCGTGGACACGGTGCTCGCCGAGGTGGGTCTCCCGCCCTCCATTCGGTCGCAACAAACTGCCTACGGTGTGCATCCCGCCCTACTGGACGCCTGCTTCCAGTCCGTCGCCGCTCACCCCGCGATTCAGGCGGCCGGGATCGGCGGTCTGATGTTGCCGCTCGGTGTGCGCAGGTTGCGCACCCACGGGGCGGCCCGCGACATCCGCTACTCGTACTCGCGCGTCACCCGCGCCGACGCGACGTGGGTCGAGGCCGATCTCGAATTGCTCGACGAGCACGGCGCCGTCGTGCTCGCCGTCGAGGGGCTACAGATCGGCAGCGGCTCGTCCGAGAGTGCCAATCGCCAACGCCTGCTGAACGAACGGCTGCTGACCATCGAATGGCAGCAGCGGGAACTGCCCGAGCCACAACAGGACGAGGCCGGAAACTGGTTGCTGATCAGTACTTCCGCCGGCGCGGACGTGGTGGCAACGTCGTTGACCGATGCCCTGAAGCTGGAGCGTGCCCAAACCACCACGATGTGCTGGCCTCAGGAAGCCGACCACGCCGCGAACGCCGAACAGCTCGCCGAGCATCTTCGCACCGGCGCATTCCGCGGGATGGTTGTCCTCACCGGTCCCAAGAACGGCAATCCGGACAGCGAGTGCGCGCCGCGGGGTGGCGATTACGTTCAGCATCTGGTCCGCATCATCCGTGGGCTGCCCGAAAGCGGCAGCGAACCGCCCCGCTTGTTCGTCGCGACCACCAACGCACAATGCGTAGTCGACGGCGACCGGCCGAATCTTGAGCAGGCGGGTCTGCGCGGGCTGCTGCGATCAATCGGCAACGAGTATCCCGATCTGCACGTGACGCAGATCGATCTCGACGAGCGGACCGACCGCGAACGACTCGCGCGGCAATTGCTCAGCGGCTCAGAGGAAGACGAGACCGCGTGGCGAGATGGCGAGTGGTACACCGCGCGGCTGTTCCCGAGCCCGCTGCGGGCCGAGGAGCGGCTCACCGCGTCGGTCAATCCTGAGCAGGGCGGGATGCGTCTGCAGATCCGTACGCCAGGCGACCTGCAGACGATCGAGCTCACCGCGTGCGACCGCGTTCCACCCGGACCGGGCGAAATCGAGGTCGCAGTTACCGCGTCGAGTATCAACTTCGCCGATGTACTGGTGACGTTCGGTCGCTATCCCTCGTTCGAAGGTCGGCTGCCGCAACTGGGCACGGACTTCGCAGGAGTGGTGAGCGCCGTCGGCAGCGACGTGACGGCACACAAGGTCGGCGATCGGGTCGGGGGCATCTCCCCCAACGGTTGCTGGGGCACGTTCGTGACCTGCGACGCCGACCTTGCGGTCACGCTGCCCGACGGCCTCACCGAGAAGCAGGCCGCGGCAATCACGACCGCCCACGCGACGGCGTGGTACGGCCTGCACGATTTGGCCCACATCGGCCGCGGCGACAAGGTGCTGATCCACTCGGCAACCGGTGGCGTCGGGCAGGCGGCGATCGCCATCGCCCGGGCCGCCGGTGCCGAGATCTTTGCCACCGCCGGTAACGAGCAACGCCGACAACTGTTGCGCGACTGGGGCATTGAACACGTCTACGATTCGCGCAGCGTCGAGTTCGCCGAGCAGATCCGAACGGACACCGACGGGTACGGGGTGGATATAGTGCTGAACTCGGTGACCGGCTCGGCTCAGCGAGCCGGGATTGAATTGCTAGCGCTCGGAGGGCGATTCATCGAAATCGGCAAGCGAGACATCTACGGCGACAGCCGCCTCGGCTTGTTCCCATTCCGCCGGAATCTCGCGTTCCACGGGGTCGATGTGGGTTTGATGTCACACAGCCATCCTGAGAGATTCCACGACCTCCTCGCCACCGTCTACCGGCTGACCGCGGACGGGGTGTTGCCGATGCCCGAAACAACGCACTACCCACTCACCCAGGCGGCCGACGCGATTCGCGCGATGAGCAACGCCGAGCACACCGGCAAGCTAGTGCTCGACGTGCCTCGTTCGGAGCCGAGCGATGTGGCCGTCCCACCGGGTCTGGTGCGCGTTTTCCGGGGCGACGGGTCCTACATCATCACCGGCGGACTCGGCGGACTCGGTTTGTTCCTTGCCGAGAAGCTGGCCGCAGCAGGATGTGGGCGTATTGTGCTCACGTCGCGTTCGCAGCCGAGCGAAGAAGCGCGCGAGACCATCGACCTGATCCGGGCTGGGGGCGCCGACATCGTCGTCGAATGCGGTGACATCTCCGAGAGCGGCACCGCGGACCGGCTGGTCCAGACGGCGACCAGCACCGGCCTTCCGTTGCGGGGCGTCCTACACGCCGCAGCGGTCGTCGAGGACGCCACGTTGGTCAACATCACCGACGACCTGATCGACCGTGACTGGCGGCCAAAGGTTTACGGCGCCTGGAACTTGCACGAGGCCACGATCGACCAACCGCTGGACTGGTTCTGCTCCTTCTCCTCGGCCGCGTCGCTCGTCGGCTCACCCGGGCAGGGCGCCTACGCCGCGGCCAACAGTTGGCTGGACGCGTTCACCCACTGGCGGAAATCCCAAGGCTTGCCGGCGACCTCGATCGCGTGGGGGGCTTGGGGCGAGGTGGGACGCGCGACCGCGCTGGCTGAGCAACACGATTCCGCCATCGCACCCGACGAGGGCGCCTACGCGTTCGAGTCGATGCTGCGCCACGACCGTGCCTACGCCGGCTACGCGCCATTGATCGGCTCGCCATGGCTGACCACGTTCGCGCAACGCAGCAAGTTCGCCGAGATGTTCAAGTCGGCGGGGCCCGGCGTCAAGGGCTCGAGCAAGTTGCGGGCCGAACTGAACGAGCTGCCTGTCGAGGAGTGGCCGGGCCGCCTGCGAAAGTTGTTGTCCGAGCAGATCGGTCTGCTGTTGCGGCGCTCCGTCGACCCCGACCGACCGCTGTCGGAATACGGGTTGGACTCGCTCGGAACACTCGAGTTGCGCACCCGGGTCGAATCCGAGACCGGGATCCGGATCAGTGCCCAGAACATCATCGACCACGGCACCGTGCGGGCACTGTCGCAATTCCTGGCCGACGAGTTGGCTGCCTCGCAGATTGTCTCGGTTGCCGAGGCCGGGTGA